A window of the Elusimicrobiota bacterium genome harbors these coding sequences:
- a CDS encoding NCS2 family nucleobase:cation symporter, with protein MQDRIYYPEDKLPLGRLIPMGMQHVVAMFGATVLAPILMGFNPQTAIFFSGIGTLLFILITGFKVPSYLGSSFAFIGPVLAVTGGFAQNIPDALFGIAGAAVIYAIAALVTMRRGSKWVDRLMPPVVTGAVVALIGLNLSSSAVANFCNADFRLATHEDALKLFTALVTFTVAASVSIYLKGFMRLLPILTGVVIGYILSLAFGIIDPVHIEAIKTAPWLGLPPFITPRVSVKAFLVIAPIFVVLVAENKGHIQAISGFMKRDLNPYLGRAYMGDAVASFVSAMGGGTPQTTYAENMGVMAITRVFSVYNFVAAACIALLLGLCPKFGAVIQSIPNPVLGGVTVILYGLIALMGVKIWLDAGVDFCSHKNLIIAGSSLIISTGLGVKGFTVGPVNIAGIAFGTVLAVAMNWILSLGGREK; from the coding sequence ATGCAGGACAGAATTTATTACCCTGAAGATAAACTGCCGCTTGGGCGGCTTATTCCCATGGGCATGCAGCATGTGGTGGCCATGTTCGGCGCCACGGTACTTGCGCCTATACTCATGGGGTTCAACCCGCAAACCGCCATTTTCTTCTCAGGCATAGGCACGCTCTTGTTCATTCTTATAACCGGATTTAAAGTGCCGAGCTACCTCGGTTCCAGCTTTGCTTTCATCGGGCCGGTGCTTGCGGTTACGGGCGGCTTCGCCCAGAACATACCCGACGCGCTGTTCGGTATAGCCGGCGCGGCCGTCATTTACGCAATAGCCGCGCTCGTAACCATGCGCCGCGGCTCAAAATGGGTGGACCGCTTAATGCCCCCGGTCGTCACAGGCGCCGTAGTCGCCCTCATCGGTCTGAACCTTTCCTCTTCGGCCGTAGCAAATTTCTGCAACGCGGATTTCCGCCTTGCCACGCACGAAGACGCTCTGAAACTCTTCACCGCCTTAGTCACCTTCACCGTAGCCGCCTCGGTTTCAATTTACCTTAAAGGCTTTATGCGCCTTCTTCCAATACTGACCGGCGTGGTGATAGGCTACATATTATCTTTGGCCTTCGGCATAATAGATCCGGTACACATAGAAGCCATAAAAACCGCTCCCTGGCTGGGCCTGCCGCCCTTCATAACCCCGCGCGTAAGCGTTAAGGCTTTTCTTGTTATAGCCCCCATATTTGTTGTGCTGGTGGCCGAAAATAAAGGACACATACAGGCCATCTCCGGTTTCATGAAGCGCGACCTGAACCCTTACCTCGGCCGCGCCTACATGGGCGACGCCGTGGCAAGTTTCGTCTCCGCCATGGGCGGCGGCACCCCCCAGACCACCTACGCCGAAAACATGGGCGTAATGGCCATCACCCGCGTATTCAGCGTTTACAACTTCGTGGCGGCCGCCTGCATAGCTCTGCTGCTGGGCCTTTGCCCCAAATTCGGCGCGGTCATACAATCCATTCCGAACCCTGTGCTCGGCGGCGTAACCGTCATCCTTTACGGGCTGATAGCGCTCATGGGCGTAAAGATCTGGCTGGACGCCGGCGTGGACTTCTGCTCGCACAAGAACCTTATTATAGCCGGTTCCTCCCTGATAATTTCCACCGGGCTTGGCGTTAAAGGCTTTACCGTCGGCCCGGTAAACATCGCAGGCATAGCCTTCGGCACAGTGCTTGCCGTGGCGATGAACTGGATACTTTCTTTAGGCGGTCGGGAGAAATAA
- a CDS encoding PorV/PorQ family protein: MSIKKTKRHTLLLSVSAALCLASGALAADVAGNAFDFLRMDAGAAGIAAGGAGAAKPTDAYSVFYNPALNYASGREGFISAGLSYSAWVEGINYQDAAIGRRSGKNAYGINYRRVDYGDINGWDAAGTRTADYTAGAYVLGLDFSRKLSRELVAGVAAKTAGETISGATSRAFLFDLGLFYKPSHPSLDKFTFGLALKNAGGSVRFDAANEILPMILEAGASYKPFADKELALMIDCGIPNTGKPEPRVGVEYSPMKGLFLRAGYSGSDAGSGLRAGAGVALGDISLDYALLPMGDFGITQHLGINFKFDTGRKPAAPPAPVIETQPVVEPKPIEPKPVEQPAAPQPVVESTQPVTVPVPVVEPKPAEQPAAPQPVIESTQPVAAPAPVVEPKPAVELKVTGIKIGKGISGREPLETGNKFDLKVGRVYCWTAVKASPAPVTIKHVWYDSEGKKVITVKLPVESAGNGSWRTWSTTKVYWGKWKVEVTDENGNVLDTITFRVGKP; encoded by the coding sequence ATGAGTATTAAGAAGACCAAAAGACACACACTGCTTTTAAGCGTATCAGCGGCATTGTGCCTTGCTTCAGGCGCCTTGGCTGCCGATGTGGCGGGGAACGCTTTTGATTTTTTACGCATGGACGCGGGCGCGGCCGGTATAGCGGCGGGCGGGGCGGGCGCGGCCAAGCCGACCGACGCTTATTCGGTGTTTTACAATCCGGCCCTGAATTACGCTTCCGGCAGAGAAGGCTTTATATCCGCGGGTTTGTCGTATTCGGCGTGGGTTGAAGGGATAAACTATCAGGACGCGGCGATCGGCAGACGATCGGGGAAAAATGCGTACGGCATTAATTACCGCAGGGTGGATTACGGCGACATAAACGGCTGGGACGCAGCCGGCACCCGGACAGCCGATTACACGGCCGGGGCGTATGTGCTGGGTCTTGATTTTTCCCGTAAGCTTAGCCGGGAGCTTGTTGCGGGTGTGGCGGCAAAAACCGCCGGCGAGACAATAAGCGGCGCTACCAGCCGCGCGTTCTTATTTGATCTGGGGCTGTTTTACAAACCTTCCCACCCTTCACTTGATAAATTCACGTTCGGCCTGGCATTAAAGAACGCCGGCGGTTCCGTCAGATTTGACGCGGCCAACGAGATACTGCCGATGATCTTGGAAGCCGGAGCGTCCTATAAGCCGTTTGCGGACAAAGAGCTGGCATTGATGATTGACTGCGGCATTCCTAATACCGGAAAGCCCGAACCGCGTGTCGGAGTGGAATATTCGCCGATGAAAGGGCTGTTTTTAAGGGCCGGCTATTCCGGCAGCGACGCCGGCAGCGGACTCAGGGCGGGGGCTGGTGTCGCGTTGGGTGATATAAGCCTGGATTACGCGCTTCTGCCGATGGGTGACTTTGGGATAACGCAGCACCTGGGAATAAATTTTAAATTTGACACGGGGAGGAAACCGGCGGCTCCGCCCGCGCCGGTCATTGAAACCCAGCCTGTTGTTGAGCCCAAGCCGATTGAACCGAAACCCGTGGAACAGCCCGCCGCCCCGCAGCCCGTGGTTGAATCGACTCAGCCTGTGACAGTACCCGTGCCGGTTGTTGAACCGAAACCTGCGGAACAGCCTGCCGCCCCGCAGCCAGTAATTGAATCGACCCAGCCTGTAGCCGCGCCCGCGCCGGTCGTTGAGCCTAAACCCGCTGTGGAACTTAAAGTGACCGGCATAAAAATAGGCAAAGGCATAAGCGGGCGCGAGCCGCTGGAAACGGGGAATAAATTTGATTTAAAAGTCGGCCGGGTATACTGCTGGACCGCAGTGAAAGCCTCACCCGCGCCGGTGACCATAAAACACGTCTGGTACGACTCGGAAGGTAAGAAAGTAATAACGGTTAAACTGCCGGTGGAGTCGGCTGGGAACGGGTCCTGGCGGACGTGGAGCACTACCAAGGTATATTGGGGCAAATGGAAAGTTGAAGTAACCGATGAAAACGGGAATGTTTTGGATACTATAACGTTTAGAGTTGGAAAACCGTAG
- a CDS encoding clostripain-related cysteine peptidase has product MKKNILLALAVVAALALGLGAQDISFDKLYSGGTGLSAAPVSMPVPVAAAAAEAPAPATAPAEREWLVLVFINGRNNLAPAAIMDVNEMETVGSTDKVAVTAELGVVNDRGTSARFLIEKDTRFPIANMVDGDDDLTHIISNGIKVPNADMGSWKHFADFAKWSIKKYPAKRVMAVLWNHGSGRKDIGGADNSGAELGIAYDDTTRNFIRNKQIAMALAEIARSTGKKVDLYASDACLMQMASVAYELKDKTDVVVGAEEIVPGNGFPYDTILQALNSNPGADAEGLGRIIVEKFHDFYDANQASTLNANEGTTISAIRTSQLDGFVQLLNAWVNEAKKPENAAVFKPAISGTLSFEYNNKGPDDGYSARSKDLYDFIKQINANPKVSPALKAKGQAVQRFISGSLLIANANTGPNGDYTRAMGLAVYFPQMIYDSSYDETRFAADSLWDDFIKLMLTRQQK; this is encoded by the coding sequence ATGAAAAAGAATATCCTTTTAGCATTGGCGGTCGTGGCGGCTCTGGCTCTGGGCCTTGGGGCGCAGGATATTTCTTTTGATAAGCTTTACAGCGGCGGGACCGGTTTAAGCGCGGCTCCTGTATCCATGCCGGTTCCTGTTGCGGCGGCCGCGGCTGAGGCTCCGGCGCCGGCAACAGCCCCCGCCGAGCGCGAATGGCTGGTGCTGGTTTTCATAAACGGCCGCAACAATCTGGCGCCGGCGGCCATAATGGATGTGAACGAAATGGAAACGGTGGGTTCCACGGATAAAGTGGCCGTGACCGCCGAACTCGGAGTGGTTAACGACAGGGGAACTTCCGCCAGGTTCCTTATTGAGAAAGACACAAGGTTCCCTATCGCCAATATGGTGGATGGCGACGACGACCTTACCCATATCATCTCGAACGGGATCAAAGTGCCGAACGCCGACATGGGCAGCTGGAAGCATTTTGCCGATTTCGCAAAGTGGTCCATAAAAAAATACCCGGCCAAAAGGGTGATGGCCGTGCTTTGGAACCACGGTTCGGGCCGCAAAGACATCGGCGGCGCCGACAACAGCGGCGCGGAGCTGGGCATAGCCTATGACGATACCACCAGAAATTTTATCCGCAACAAGCAGATAGCCATGGCGCTGGCCGAAATAGCGCGTTCCACCGGCAAGAAAGTGGACCTCTACGCTTCCGACGCCTGCCTGATGCAGATGGCGAGCGTGGCCTATGAGCTTAAGGATAAAACCGATGTGGTGGTGGGCGCCGAAGAAATAGTGCCCGGCAACGGCTTCCCCTACGACACCATCCTTCAGGCGCTTAACTCAAATCCCGGCGCGGACGCGGAAGGCCTCGGCCGCATTATCGTCGAGAAGTTCCACGATTTTTACGACGCCAATCAGGCCAGCACCCTGAACGCAAACGAAGGCACCACCATTTCCGCCATAAGAACCTCGCAGTTGGACGGTTTTGTGCAGCTTTTAAACGCCTGGGTGAACGAGGCTAAAAAACCGGAGAACGCCGCCGTCTTTAAGCCGGCTATTTCAGGTACTCTCTCTTTTGAGTATAACAACAAGGGCCCTGATGACGGCTACAGCGCCCGCTCAAAAGATCTTTACGATTTTATCAAACAGATAAACGCTAACCCCAAAGTTTCCCCGGCGCTCAAAGCCAAAGGCCAGGCCGTGCAGAGGTTCATCTCGGGCAGCCTGCTTATCGCCAACGCTAACACAGGGCCGAATGGTGATTACACCCGCGCGATGGGGCTGGCCGTTTATTTCCCGCAGATGATATACGACTCCAGTTATGATGAAACCAGATTTGCCGCCGACAGCCTTTGGGACGACTTTATAAAGTTAATGCTCACGAGGCAGCAAAAGTAA
- a CDS encoding tRNA threonylcarbamoyladenosine dehydratase, with protein sequence MPEDRLARIRLMVGGAGVERLKASFVVVAGLGAVGSYAVEGLARVGVGRLRLVDFDIIKASNINRQLYALGSTIGKHKADIAAARVLDINPDCRVEPLKIFAAAESFGAILADAPDMVIDAIDAMGPKTELIAETQKRGLRLISCMGAALRTDPSAIRVGPFSEARGCPLATRLRYWLRKKNSPAQFTCVYSTEPLGRLRLDARQAAGAEKDYYDRGRQRAALGSLPTVTGIFGLTIANTVIQTLLSGTKPR encoded by the coding sequence ATGCCCGAAGACAGGCTGGCGCGCATACGATTAATGGTGGGAGGAGCAGGCGTTGAACGCCTGAAAGCCTCTTTTGTCGTGGTGGCCGGGCTTGGCGCGGTGGGCAGTTATGCCGTGGAGGGTCTGGCCAGGGTGGGCGTTGGCCGCCTGCGGCTGGTGGACTTTGATATCATAAAAGCCAGCAATATTAACCGCCAGCTTTACGCTCTGGGCTCGACCATCGGCAAGCATAAGGCCGATATAGCCGCCGCCCGGGTGCTTGACATTAATCCTGATTGCCGCGTGGAGCCGCTCAAAATTTTCGCCGCAGCCGAGAGTTTTGGCGCCATACTTGCGGACGCCCCTGACATGGTGATAGACGCCATAGACGCCATGGGCCCTAAAACCGAGCTTATAGCGGAAACACAAAAAAGAGGGCTGCGGCTTATCTCCTGTATGGGCGCGGCCCTGCGCACCGACCCTTCCGCCATCCGCGTAGGTCCTTTCTCCGAAGCTCGCGGCTGCCCGCTTGCGACCCGGCTCCGGTACTGGCTCAGGAAAAAGAACTCTCCCGCGCAGTTCACCTGTGTTTACTCCACTGAGCCTTTGGGCCGGCTGCGTCTGGACGCCCGTCAGGCCGCCGGGGCTGAAAAAGATTACTACGACCGCGGCCGCCAGCGGGCCGCTTTGGGCAGTCTGCCCACCGTTACGGGTATTTTCGGCCTTACTATAGCCAATACCGTCATACAAACGCTGCTTTCCGGAACAAAACCGAGATAA
- the pgtP gene encoding phosphoglycerate transporter protein PgtP, giving the protein MLNKLLSVYKPAAHIERVPKEQIDPKYKAMRFRVMLSIFWGYAGFYLVRNNFSLAKPYLINNYGFSKGDVGLIATGLSVAYGISKFVMGNVSDRSNPRYFMGTGLILSGLINLIFPGFASALWAMAVLWFANGWAQGMGWAPCARTLTHWFSDSERGTRFAIWNTAHNVGGGSAGPIINGVLILTALFAVGGSYGAKLPFFVIFYVPAAISIALGLMIFIFLRDTPQSVGLPPIEEYKNDYPDTGVADPEREMGAKEILVKYVLNNKMLWLIAVANVFVYVVRYGVLNWAPTYLSAVKQCPAGLARWQFFIYEFAGIPGTLLAGWASDRFFGGRRGPISVIYMALVMAAVYIYWKNPAGHFLIDSVTLFLIGFLVYGPVMLIGVSAVDLVPKKAAGTAAGFTGFFGYVGGAVIAELGIGRVVDRWGWDGGFKLVLAACVMSIILMGMTWKVHHQGKQIANSD; this is encoded by the coding sequence ATGCTGAACAAACTTCTATCCGTCTACAAACCGGCGGCCCACATTGAGCGCGTCCCAAAAGAACAGATCGACCCTAAATATAAGGCCATGCGCTTCCGGGTAATGCTATCCATCTTCTGGGGCTACGCGGGCTTTTATCTGGTGCGCAACAATTTTTCGCTCGCAAAACCTTATCTTATAAACAATTACGGTTTCAGCAAGGGGGATGTGGGGCTTATAGCCACCGGCCTTTCCGTGGCTTACGGTATAAGCAAATTCGTAATGGGCAATGTTTCCGACCGTTCCAACCCCCGCTACTTCATGGGCACCGGCCTTATACTTTCCGGCCTTATAAACCTCATATTCCCGGGCTTCGCCTCCGCCCTTTGGGCCATGGCCGTATTGTGGTTCGCGAACGGCTGGGCGCAGGGGATGGGTTGGGCCCCGTGCGCACGCACGCTCACCCACTGGTTCTCGGACTCAGAGCGCGGCACCCGGTTCGCCATATGGAACACGGCTCACAATGTGGGCGGCGGCAGCGCCGGTCCCATAATAAACGGCGTGCTGATACTGACCGCCCTATTCGCCGTGGGCGGCTCGTATGGCGCGAAACTGCCTTTTTTTGTCATTTTCTATGTTCCCGCAGCAATTTCAATAGCCCTCGGCCTTATGATCTTCATCTTTCTGCGCGACACGCCTCAATCCGTGGGCCTGCCACCCATCGAGGAATACAAAAACGATTACCCCGATACCGGCGTGGCCGACCCTGAGCGCGAAATGGGCGCCAAAGAAATACTTGTTAAATATGTTTTGAACAATAAAATGCTCTGGCTTATAGCCGTGGCCAATGTGTTCGTTTATGTGGTGCGCTACGGCGTGCTGAACTGGGCGCCCACTTATTTAAGCGCCGTTAAACAATGCCCGGCGGGTCTGGCGCGCTGGCAGTTTTTTATCTACGAATTCGCCGGCATTCCAGGCACGCTGCTTGCCGGCTGGGCCTCCGACAGGTTCTTCGGAGGCCGCCGCGGACCTATCTCCGTGATATACATGGCGCTGGTAATGGCGGCGGTTTACATCTACTGGAAAAATCCGGCCGGACATTTTCTGATAGACTCCGTAACATTGTTCTTGATAGGTTTCCTTGTTTACGGGCCGGTCATGCTGATAGGGGTAAGCGCGGTGGACCTTGTGCCGAAGAAAGCCGCTGGTACGGCGGCCGGGTTTACCGGCTTTTTCGGCTATGTGGGCGGAGCGGTTATAGCGGAACTGGGCATAGGCCGGGTGGTGGACCGCTGGGGCTGGGACGGCGGCTTTAAGCTGGTGCTAGCCGCCTGCGTCATGTCCATAATTTTAATGGGCATGACCTGGAAAGTGCATCATCAGGGGAAGCAAATAGCGAATAGCGACTAG
- a CDS encoding response regulator, which produces MKKLLFIEDESYVIARVDEILKNFPQFEVTRTDKARDASIHLETGAFDIIITDIYLRGISGLELLYMAKKANKDACVILITGIENTDLASKALKEGALDFVIKPPGLERLANILKLVTMVKL; this is translated from the coding sequence ATGAAGAAACTTTTATTTATTGAAGACGAAAGCTATGTGATAGCCCGGGTTGATGAGATACTTAAAAACTTCCCGCAGTTTGAAGTAACAAGGACCGACAAAGCCAGAGACGCCAGCATCCACCTTGAAACAGGGGCTTTTGATATTATAATAACTGATATTTACCTGAGGGGGATTTCCGGGTTGGAACTGCTTTACATGGCCAAAAAGGCCAACAAAGACGCCTGCGTAATACTGATAACCGGCATAGAGAACACGGATTTAGCCTCGAAGGCCCTCAAAGAGGGAGCTTTGGATTTTGTCATAAAACCTCCCGGCCTTGAACGCCTGGCCAATATACTCAAACTCGTAACGATGGTAAAGCTTTAA
- a CDS encoding glycerophosphodiester phosphodiesterase, which yields MKKIIFTALLLTPGILASQGTKLIEVHGHRGTRGTRPENTLSAFREALRLGVDVLEMDMNVTKDGVIVISHEKSIIPDICLGPDGKKLASPAPIISLTLEEVKKYDCGTLQNPRFPAQAPSPGERIPTLEEVFQMVLASTEPAAARVRFNIETKLVPGEPELSPPPAVFAKLFVDMVKKYGLTDRVILQSFDWRTLVEAKKLEPKIKIAQLIEATLVDLVAVAKSSQADIISPEFKWINKDVVEYLHKNGIQVVPWTLNDKKDIENAISWGVDGIITDYPGDLIDYLKAKKLR from the coding sequence ATGAAAAAAATTATTTTTACGGCCCTGTTGCTGACGCCGGGTATACTGGCGTCGCAGGGGACTAAATTGATAGAAGTTCACGGGCACCGGGGAACGCGCGGCACGCGCCCCGAAAACACACTGTCCGCCTTCAGGGAAGCCCTGCGCTTAGGCGTGGACGTGCTTGAGATGGACATGAACGTGACTAAAGACGGGGTTATAGTCATTTCGCATGAAAAGTCCATAATTCCGGATATCTGTCTGGGCCCCGACGGCAAGAAACTGGCAAGCCCGGCTCCGATAATTTCGCTTACCCTTGAGGAAGTGAAAAAATACGACTGCGGCACCCTGCAAAACCCCAGATTCCCCGCCCAGGCGCCCAGCCCCGGTGAAAGGATCCCCACGCTGGAAGAAGTTTTCCAGATGGTTCTGGCTTCCACCGAGCCGGCAGCGGCCAGGGTAAGGTTCAACATAGAAACCAAGCTCGTTCCGGGGGAGCCTGAGCTGTCACCCCCTCCCGCGGTCTTCGCGAAGCTCTTCGTTGACATGGTCAAAAAATACGGTCTGACGGACCGCGTCATACTCCAATCGTTTGACTGGCGCACGCTCGTTGAGGCTAAAAAGCTGGAACCTAAAATAAAGATAGCCCAGCTTATAGAAGCGACGCTTGTTGACCTGGTCGCGGTCGCCAAAAGTTCGCAGGCTGACATTATCAGCCCGGAGTTCAAGTGGATAAACAAAGATGTGGTGGAGTATCTGCACAAGAACGGCATACAGGTGGTGCCGTGGACCTTGAACGATAAAAAAGATATAGAGAACGCCATAAGCTGGGGCGTAGACGGCATAATTACCGATTACCCCGGCGATCTCATAGACTATCTGAAGGCGAAGAAGCTCCGGTAA
- a CDS encoding DUF1566 domain-containing protein gives MLLKMIKTALFPLILFACFAGTAHAGTKHVPGVKTQTLASSTDTVKAGYYAATTLHDVDTNLAPENIKDGVTIFGILGTHTGFCTAKGGKNVYSAINGDGVYCDNSFRLWTPTFILGGIATIITWGPNQDEPSDSCVGLGAAYPACNYCDSLIYAGHDDWVLPSCAGGAQGTGCQLYVFGMDACGWTGSGNQKSCAPSWDANATAGFYWSSSELVSYTPEAYSLNFGDGYIGASLKSNYHYIRCVRGP, from the coding sequence ATGCTGTTAAAAATGATTAAAACCGCTCTGTTTCCGCTGATTTTATTTGCCTGCTTCGCCGGAACCGCTCATGCCGGTACAAAACATGTTCCCGGCGTGAAAACGCAGACGCTTGCTTCCTCCACCGATACTGTGAAGGCGGGTTATTACGCGGCCACAACGCTGCACGATGTTGACACTAACCTTGCGCCGGAGAATATAAAGGACGGAGTGACGATATTCGGTATACTGGGGACTCATACGGGGTTCTGTACCGCAAAGGGCGGTAAAAATGTTTACTCTGCCATAAACGGAGATGGTGTTTATTGTGATAACAGTTTCAGATTGTGGACGCCAACTTTTATTCTTGGCGGTATAGCGACAATAATAACCTGGGGGCCGAATCAGGATGAACCCAGTGATTCTTGTGTCGGATTAGGGGCGGCTTATCCGGCCTGTAATTACTGCGATAGCTTAATTTATGCCGGTCATGATGACTGGGTATTGCCTTCCTGTGCCGGCGGCGCACAAGGAACTGGCTGCCAATTATATGTATTCGGCATGGATGCTTGTGGATGGACCGGCAGCGGGAATCAAAAATCTTGTGCTCCAAGTTGGGATGCCAACGCTACAGCCGGATTTTATTGGTCGTCGTCTGAGTTGGTATCCTATACTCCCGAAGCGTATAGCCTGAACTTCGGCGATGGCTATATTGGCGCCAGCCTTAAGTCTAACTACCACTATATCCGTTGCGTCCGCGGCCCGTGA
- a CDS encoding TatD family hydrolase has product MARFFDAHNHIQNYAGPVEDAAALLKADAAGVELMLCNSTSPLDWQKVMGLAVAYKSIVPCFGLHPWFIREDEPGWLHNLESFLLHHASSCVGEIGLDAAKRVEEDEEVEEAEEPNITLQEGVFAAQLRLAKMLQRPACVHCVKAWGRMMKIIRTERPGAFMFHSYGGPAEMVEEFAALGAYFSFSASIMNPRREKLREALRAVPPERLLFETDAPKSDITGLRLDLWGLPQVVSAAAVILDRSGESLAELSWANGIKFLGNITPEIFREYRPGTKIKKFRRP; this is encoded by the coding sequence ATGGCCAGATTCTTTGACGCGCATAATCACATACAGAACTATGCCGGTCCGGTAGAAGATGCGGCAGCCCTGCTCAAAGCCGACGCCGCGGGCGTGGAACTTATGCTCTGCAACAGCACTTCACCTTTGGACTGGCAAAAAGTTATGGGGCTTGCCGTCGCGTATAAAAGCATTGTGCCCTGTTTCGGCCTGCACCCCTGGTTTATCAGGGAAGACGAGCCTGGCTGGCTCCATAACCTTGAGAGTTTTTTGCTGCACCACGCGTCTTCCTGCGTGGGGGAAATAGGTTTGGACGCCGCGAAAAGGGTCGAAGAGGATGAAGAGGTCGAAGAGGCCGAAGAGCCCAATATCACCTTGCAGGAGGGGGTTTTTGCGGCCCAACTGAGATTGGCCAAAATGCTGCAGCGGCCGGCCTGTGTGCATTGTGTGAAGGCCTGGGGCAGGATGATGAAAATAATAAGAACGGAGCGGCCCGGCGCTTTCATGTTCCATTCCTACGGCGGTCCGGCCGAAATGGTGGAAGAGTTCGCCGCATTGGGCGCTTATTTTTCCTTCAGTGCCTCCATAATGAATCCGAGAAGGGAAAAGTTGCGGGAGGCGCTTCGGGCCGTGCCTCCCGAACGCCTGTTGTTTGAGACCGACGCGCCAAAGTCAGACATTACGGGCCTGCGCTTAGACCTCTGGGGCCTGCCCCAGGTCGTTTCCGCCGCCGCGGTGATATTGGACCGGTCCGGGGAAAGTCTCGCAGAACTTTCCTGGGCCAACGGAATTAAATTTTTAGGGAATATCACCCCGGAAATTTTCAGGGAATATCGCCCCGGTACGAAAATAAAAAAATTCCGCCGCCCCTGA
- a CDS encoding PilZ domain-containing protein: protein MNDKDKRRAPRDRHDSVIEIFDAEGKVAATGRLVDFSKVGASFSVGNTVVIPAKFRARLRFLSEGVLDVEARVVRTRRERNATHYGIKFDSLTRVHPNGEFKGPR, encoded by the coding sequence ATGAATGACAAGGATAAGCGGCGCGCGCCGCGCGACAGGCACGATTCGGTAATTGAAATATTTGACGCGGAGGGTAAGGTCGCCGCAACCGGCAGGCTTGTGGATTTTTCAAAGGTGGGAGCTTCTTTTTCGGTGGGGAACACTGTTGTAATACCGGCTAAGTTCCGCGCGCGGCTGAGGTTCCTGAGCGAGGGCGTGCTGGATGTTGAGGCGCGGGTGGTGCGGACCCGCAGGGAAAGGAACGCCACGCACTACGGCATAAAGTTCGACTCGCTGACGCGCGTGCATCCCAACGGCGAGTTCAAAGGCCCCCGGTAA